tcgagcatCCTTACATCTTCGTCCTTTAAGAATAAACGTACGAGAATTATTCCCAACGATTATTGGATGTTATTAAGGGaatgatagagcggttttcaattgagtgtcgaaagtaattagcgaattactttggttttgaatctacttcactcagtgattggttcaaagttttcgcgccactttttcaaccaatcagaagtgaaaccaaaaccaattgtggctcgcgcgtgcacattttcccgccttttgtgtcggctacgtgtaatttcttcgagttttgattggtttactggattgtctccgtcctttttgattggttaaagtaattactatggttttggttttacgacactcatttgaaaaccgctctattcctTTAGACATACGTGACATGCCAACTGGATAATTGTTTAGATCAGCACTCTTCCTGTACTATTTTGCTCAGAATTAACATTTTAAGCTGTCTTTTAATACGTAGGTAGCTACAGCTTTCTCTTTTATCTTGAAACTAGGAGTAATCATTGATTATGAAGTGCGTTCATTGGGAGAACTCACTACACGAGCCAAGGTGCCATAAAATACGATGCATTTATGTTAAGAACGTCTATCGAAAGTCAAAGGCTTGTGAAATGTGCCTAAAAATGAAACGTTTGGAGTAAagaggtgatgacgtcacaaaaactaaatttaatAACTTAAACGTCTGCTAATTTGAGGAAACTCGGGGCCAAAAAATTGGAATTCGAGCCGAATTAATTAAACTGTCTCCCCAAGAATTAAACGCAAATTTGTCgaactgaaaaataaaagaaaaatagtaaAACTTCCAGTCTCTCAGGCAGTTTTCTAAATATCTAAAAAGATGCTCTTTGTTATCTTGTATCTAAATTCAGTTATTTAATCGAAACAACCGCATTCTTTTGGCTCGAAGTCATCTTGGGTAAATTTTAGGAAAAACACTTTCCTCGATCAAGCACCTGAAGAGGAATCcgaaacattattattattattattattattattattattattattattattattattattattattattattgctattattattttattattatctcGCAGTATAAAACTTTGGAATGCTGTCCACATTATGAGTAGTATAGGGCGCATAACGCAACCTACACCACTTGAGAAGCTACAAttagaagtaaaaaaattagGTACGGAACCTAGTACAATTCTAATATACATAACGATATGAATCTCTCTACTTAGAGAGCCAATTcagaatattattaaattctataCTCTGTAAGACCTGCGCAAAAATATGATGATATCATTATCTCTACTAAAAGCCTATTTAGAAAATTATTCAGTTTTATACTCTCATTATCTCTTATAAACCTACACGAGGCCATCATAATTTGGTTATCTCTACTAAAAGCCTATTTAGAATCATATCAAACTCTTATCCACTATAAAAACTGcgtagaaaataattaaaatacagGTTTTGCGACAAGCCTTGTGTTTCTGGAtttcagaagaaaaaagaaaacctaaagTCTAGTGTCCTTATCGCCCTAACTATTTATCTTAAATGTTCTGgcaatgttcaaagtgtttgagaTGACCGACTTCTGCATCCGCTCAAGTACACCCCGCGCTCTCGCTCCTATTAGCTTCCTCACCGACGTCTCTAGGTGTTTAGAATAACCACCCAATACGTCAATTATTATGTTGTACTGTTCAACCCTGTAACCATTGTATCTCTGCTTCAGCTCCCACATCATGGGACCATACTTGAGCGTCTTTTCCTCATCTTTCTTGGCTCTACTCTCAATccatgggcagctcatttcAATTGTGTAAACTTCTTTTCTCTCGTGGCTGACAAGACGCGCGTCTATCCGATTTGCTCTTACTTCGTTGTGCTCTGCATAGATGGGAATATCCCAAAACGCTTCACTCGTGGTGTTCTGGTAGGCTGGTTTTGGCATCGCCGGTGAGTACCATGGTGGAACCTCTTCTATCAACCCAT
This portion of the Montipora capricornis isolate CH-2021 chromosome 11, ASM3666992v2, whole genome shotgun sequence genome encodes:
- the LOC138023687 gene encoding uncharacterized protein translates to MQLLEIAKEKRWQGKLFRIRWDDDSLSVTSCFAWLKGWATCPKYTIAGMYELYEQLLPTKLYTKEKTQTSTDGEVLCRLCGKVAESVAHVLAGCSSLAQTKYLYRHNAALKILFFQLLREHGLIEEVPPWYSPAMPKPAYQNTTSEAFWDIPIYAEHNEVRANRIDARLVSHERKEVYTIEMSCPWIESRAKKDEEKTLKYGPMMWELKQRYNGYRVEQYNIIIDVLGGYSKHLETSVRKLIGARARGVLERMQKSVISNTLNIARTFKINS